CACCAGCAGCACCTCGCACAGGCCCTGAGCCAGCGCGGCTGCCAGGAAGGCCCTGGGCGGAGAAACGGGGAGACTGAGGCCTGGGGGGTGCCTGGGGCTGCCCCCCGGGGAGGGGGGTCTGGCGCGCAGCCCTGGAGTCGCCCCCGCCCCTCACCTGACACCGTCCTCGTTGCCCAGGACCTCGGGCGCCCGCAGCTTGGAGTCAAGGTTGTAGTAGATGCCGTCCACCTGGCGCAGGGCCACCCAGTGTCGCCGGCGCAGCGGCAGGGACAGCAGCCCCAGGGACACAGGCGAGGGCAGGTTCAGGATCAGCCCCAGCACCCGGGGCAGCACCAGCTGGGACAGGGGCCTGCATGGCGGGGCAGGGACGCCATGGTCAGGGCCCGGCCCCCGCAGGCGCCCGCCGGCCCAACGTTACCGGGTGTGGGGCCCCAGGCTGGTGGCAGCGGTGGCTGCCCGAGCCCACCCAGGGACTCTCTTCCACCGACCCACCCCTTGCTTCCTTCCACTCacctgctccccctccccacgCAAATCTCCCAGTCAACCACCCCCCACCCGCAACTCCCCCTTCACCATCTGCCACCTGCCTGACCATCCATTACCCGTCCGTTACGCACCTACCTACCCATCCAGCCACGCGCCCAACAAGTCCAccacccaccccactccccagccaCTCCTGACGCATTTACTGCTGACTCTACCCATTATCCATCCACTATATACCACCTTCCCACCCACTCACCCGTCCAGGCCTCCCAGCCACCTAACAACCACCCACCATCCAGCTGCCCATCAACGCCTCACCCAGCCATCATCCACCCGCTGATTCAAGCAACcagcagccagcca
This region of Balaenoptera acutorostrata chromosome 19, mBalAcu1.1, whole genome shotgun sequence genomic DNA includes:
- the JOSD2 gene encoding josephin-2 isoform X2, translated to MSQAPGAQPSPPSVYHERQRLELCAVHALNNVLQQQLFSQEAADEICKRPLSQLVLPRVLGLILNLPSPVSLGLLSLPLRRRHWVALRQVDGIYYNLDSKLRAPEVLGNEDGVRAFLAAALAQGLCEVLLVVTKEVEEKGSWLRAD